The following proteins are encoded in a genomic region of Synechococcus sp. CBW1002:
- a CDS encoding ATP-binding cassette domain-containing protein, whose product MLRLERISKIYPTGEVLRDVTWEVKAGERIGLVGVNGAGKSTQMRIIAGLEEASGGQVVKQGEPRIAYLQQEFDVDPERTVREELFQAFGEAAQVLIRQHQVEHDMASEQAASDPDHLDELIHELGRLHSRFEALHGYELDARIDKLLPTIGFTPEGAELLVGDYSGGWQMRIALGKILLQEPDLLLLDEPTNHLDVETIQWLESYLIEQSAALVVISHDRTFLDRVCTQIVETERGVSRTYLGNYSQHLEQKALEREASQAAFDRQQKELASQQAYVDRFRASATRSTQAKSREKLLEKVERIEAPIESVSGPRFRFPEAPRSGRLVAEFRDLTHSYGDKILFLGAELEVERGDRIAFVGPNGAGKSTLLRLVMGLEAPDEGRAGLGEHNVIAGYFEQNQAEALDLNKTVIDTVFEAVPDWTQTQVRSLLGSFCLSNEAVFKEAGKLSGGEKARLALALMLLKPCNLLVLDEPTNHLDIPAKQMLENALQEYEGAALLVSHDRYFISRVANRIVELREGELVVYRGDYAYYLQKKQEEAEAARQALETEARTRKQAANREKQRERLRNKQASKNDGGKQRQPAC is encoded by the coding sequence GTGCTTCGTCTCGAACGGATCAGCAAGATCTATCCCACCGGTGAAGTGCTGCGGGATGTCACCTGGGAGGTGAAGGCCGGTGAACGCATCGGCCTGGTGGGCGTGAACGGTGCCGGCAAATCCACCCAGATGCGGATCATTGCCGGCCTGGAGGAGGCCAGCGGCGGCCAGGTGGTGAAACAGGGGGAGCCGCGCATCGCCTACCTCCAGCAGGAATTCGATGTCGATCCCGAGCGCACCGTGCGCGAAGAGCTGTTCCAGGCCTTCGGCGAAGCGGCCCAGGTGCTGATCCGCCAGCATCAGGTTGAGCACGACATGGCCAGCGAGCAGGCCGCCAGCGATCCCGATCACCTTGATGAGCTGATCCACGAGCTCGGCCGGCTGCACAGCCGCTTCGAGGCCCTGCACGGCTACGAACTCGACGCCCGCATCGACAAATTGCTGCCCACGATCGGCTTCACCCCCGAAGGCGCCGAGCTGCTGGTGGGCGACTACTCCGGCGGCTGGCAGATGCGCATCGCCCTGGGCAAGATCCTGTTGCAGGAACCGGATCTGCTGCTGCTGGATGAGCCGACCAACCACCTGGATGTGGAGACGATCCAGTGGCTGGAGAGCTACCTGATCGAGCAGAGCGCCGCCCTGGTGGTGATCAGCCATGACCGCACCTTTCTCGATCGGGTCTGCACCCAGATCGTGGAGACCGAACGTGGCGTCTCACGGACCTACCTGGGCAACTACAGCCAGCATCTGGAGCAGAAGGCGCTGGAGCGCGAGGCCAGTCAGGCCGCCTTCGATCGGCAGCAGAAGGAACTGGCCAGCCAGCAGGCCTATGTCGACCGCTTCCGGGCCAGCGCCACCCGCTCCACCCAGGCCAAGAGCCGGGAAAAGCTGCTTGAGAAGGTCGAACGGATCGAAGCCCCGATCGAGAGTGTCTCCGGTCCACGCTTCCGCTTTCCCGAAGCCCCCCGCTCCGGGCGACTAGTGGCCGAGTTCCGCGATCTCACCCACAGCTATGGCGACAAGATCCTGTTCCTCGGCGCCGAACTGGAGGTGGAGCGGGGCGATCGGATCGCCTTCGTGGGGCCGAACGGAGCCGGCAAGTCGACCCTGCTGCGGCTGGTGATGGGCCTGGAGGCGCCGGATGAGGGCCGGGCCGGGCTGGGTGAGCACAACGTGATCGCCGGCTATTTCGAGCAGAACCAGGCCGAAGCCCTCGACCTCAACAAGACCGTGATCGACACCGTGTTCGAAGCGGTACCGGACTGGACCCAGACCCAGGTGCGCTCCCTGCTGGGCAGCTTCTGCCTCAGCAATGAGGCGGTGTTCAAGGAAGCCGGCAAGCTCAGCGGCGGAGAGAAGGCACGCCTGGCCCTGGCGCTGATGCTGCTGAAGCCCTGCAACCTGCTGGTGCTGGACGAGCCCACCAACCACCTCGACATCCCCGCCAAGCAGATGCTGGAAAACGCGCTGCAGGAGTACGAGGGCGCGGCCCTGCTGGTCTCCCACGACCGCTACTTCATCTCCCGGGTCGCCAACCGGATCGTCGAACTGCGCGAGGGGGAGCTGGTGGTCTACCGGGGCGACTACGCCTACTACCTGCAGAAGAAACAGGAGGAAGCCGAAGCGGCCCGCCAGGCCCTGGAGACGGAAGCCCGAACCCGCAAACAGGCCGCCAACCGCGAGAAGCAGCGCGAGCGCCTGCGCAACAAGCAGGCCAGCAAGAACGATGGCGGCAAGCAACGACAGCCGGCCTGCTGA
- a CDS encoding anhydro-N-acetylmuramic acid kinase gives MRVVGLMSGTSADGVDAVLAAFSGPPQRPRWQLLGRASVPYPDDLRQRLLALGQGASCTSAELLDLSEAVTEVQAEAARHADPGATAALVGCHGQTLWHRPPTGDRRGASLQLLQGPLLASLLQRPVVHDFRAADLALGGQGAPLVPSCDAALLGSTGGWRALLNLGGIANLTLLPPRHGPDRHASIRGWDCGPANTLLDLAVEQFSQGQLSFDDGGAWAARGRVQTTVLERWLQEPYLLLQPPKSTGRELFGQADLQRRLADLAQSSAATRDSTDFAADSLATLTAFSAAAVAQDLQRGPRPIELLVAGGGGRNQTLMRELRRRCRGMSVRPLQELGIGDLEREALAFALLAWWHQQGHPGSLPAVTGARQEAVLGTCARPAGLSPDRCG, from the coding sequence ATGCGCGTGGTCGGCCTGATGAGCGGCACCAGCGCCGATGGCGTGGACGCGGTGCTGGCCGCCTTCTCAGGCCCGCCCCAACGTCCCCGCTGGCAGTTGCTGGGGCGGGCCTCCGTTCCCTATCCCGACGACCTCCGCCAGCGACTGCTGGCGTTGGGCCAGGGAGCCTCGTGCACCTCGGCGGAGCTCCTTGACCTGAGCGAGGCCGTGACCGAGGTGCAGGCCGAGGCGGCCCGCCATGCCGATCCCGGTGCCACAGCCGCTCTGGTGGGCTGCCACGGTCAGACGCTCTGGCACCGCCCCCCTACGGGCGATCGCCGTGGCGCCAGCCTGCAGCTGCTGCAGGGCCCGTTGCTGGCTTCCCTGCTGCAGCGACCGGTGGTTCACGACTTCCGGGCTGCCGATCTGGCCCTGGGGGGGCAGGGGGCGCCGCTGGTTCCCTCCTGTGATGCGGCACTGCTGGGCAGCACCGGTGGCTGGCGCGCCCTGCTCAACCTGGGAGGCATCGCCAACCTCACCCTGCTGCCGCCCCGCCACGGTCCCGATCGCCACGCGTCGATACGCGGCTGGGATTGCGGCCCGGCCAACACCCTGCTGGACCTGGCCGTGGAGCAATTCAGCCAGGGACAGCTGAGCTTCGATGACGGGGGCGCCTGGGCAGCACGCGGCAGGGTGCAGACAACGGTGCTGGAGCGCTGGCTGCAGGAGCCCTATCTGCTCCTGCAGCCACCCAAGTCGACCGGCCGGGAATTGTTCGGCCAGGCCGACCTGCAACGCCGCCTGGCGGACCTGGCCCAGAGCAGCGCGGCTACCCGCGACAGCACCGACTTCGCCGCCGACAGTCTCGCCACCCTGACGGCCTTCAGCGCCGCGGCCGTGGCCCAGGATCTGCAGCGCGGTCCACGGCCAATCGAACTGCTTGTCGCCGGAGGAGGCGGCCGCAACCAGACCCTGATGCGGGAGCTGCGGCGCCGCTGCCGGGGCATGAGCGTGCGACCCCTGCAGGAGCTGGGCATCGGCGATCTGGAGAGGGAAGCCCTGGCCTTCGCGTTGCTGGCCTGGTGGCACCAGCAGGGCCACCCCGGCTCCCTGCCAGCGGTGACCGGCGCCCGTCAGGAGGCCGTGCTGGGGACTTGCGCCAGGCCTGCAGGGCTGTCACCTGATCGCTGCGGCTGA